ACGAAGAACTAGTTGTAATGGTTCTAAGTTTGGATCCTTAATATAGATCATTGCATCGAAGTATGAATTCCATTGACCAACAAAAGCGTATAAGAAAAGTACAAACATAATTGGTTTTGCTAATGGAAGCATAATCTTGAAGAAAATCTGTATATCATTTGCTCCATCAATTACGGCTGCTTCCTCTAACTCTTCTGGTAATCCTTGGAAATACGCACGAGCAAGAATAATGTTCCATACATTCACCGCACCAGGTACGATGATTGCCCAAGGTGTATTCAACATTCCCAAGTCTTTAACTAATAAGTACGTTGGAACTAATCCACCACCGAAAAACATTGTGACAATTAAGAAATAGTTAATCCATTTACGCCCTACTAAATTTCTCTTAGAAAGAGGATATGCTGTAAATACAGAAAGAAGAACCGTTAAAGTTGCAAATCCAAATGAGTATAAGAGAGAGTTCAGAAACCCTCTTAAAATGGACTGGTCACTAAAAACTCGTTTATACCCTTCTACTGTCCAGTCTTCAGGGTTAAAACTAATCCCTCTAGTCGCTAAGACCTTTGGATCCATAAATGACGCTACAATAATATAAATCATTGGAACCAAGGTGATTAAAACAATAAAAGCAATGATAATCTTATTTAATACTAAAATTCGTCTATCAAATTGCGTATCCATATATGATTTTTTCATATCTTTCACCTAAATCCCTTCACCATTATTCATACGTTTTACAATTTGATTTACTGAGATTAGTAAAACTACGTTAATAACTGCATTGAATAACCCTACAGCAGTTGAGTATGAGTAATCTCCCGACACAAGACCAATCTTATATACATAAGTTGAAATGATTTCAGATGCCGGTAAGTTAAGAGATGTTTGCATCAAGAATGCTTTCTCATAACCAACGTTCATAATTCCACCCGCAGCTAAAATGAACTGAATGACCATGATTGGTTTTAACGCTGGGATGTCGATATGCCAAATTCGTTGGAAGATATTCGCCCCGTCTAATCGAGCAGCTTCAATTAATGATGGATCTACATTCACCAATGTGGCTGTATATAGAGTAGAAGCCCACCCCATTCCTTGCCATATACCGCTTAAAATGTACAACGGACGGAAGAAATCAGGATCTGTTAGAAAATCGATTTTTATTCCAAACATCGAAAGGAAACCATTGATTGGACCTCCTACTGAGAAGAAGAGGAAAATCATCCCGACAATTACTACGACTGAGATAAAGTTTGGAGCATATAAAATCAATTGAATGCGTTTCTTAGCTTTCTCACTTAACAACTGATTTAACATAATTGCAAGTA
This Granulicatella adiacens ATCC 49175 DNA region includes the following protein-coding sequences:
- a CDS encoding carbohydrate ABC transporter permease, with the translated sequence MKKSYMDTQFDRRILVLNKIIIAFIVLITLVPMIYIIVASFMDPKVLATRGISFNPEDWTVEGYKRVFSDQSILRGFLNSLLYSFGFATLTVLLSVFTAYPLSKRNLVGRKWINYFLIVTMFFGGGLVPTYLLVKDLGMLNTPWAIIVPGAVNVWNIILARAYFQGLPEELEEAAVIDGANDIQIFFKIMLPLAKPIMFVLFLYAFVGQWNSYFDAMIYIKDPNLEPLQLVLRKILIQSQPGQDMIGAQAALNEMKRLAELIKYATIVISSLPLIVMYPFFQKYFDKGIMAGSLKG
- a CDS encoding ABC transporter permease is translated as MIKTVKQVTLWERIKKQKLLLLMTVPGLVLTFVFKYIPMYGVLIAFKDYNPLKGILGSEWVGFDEFIKFLSSPNFGILLSNTLKLSVYGLLLGFLPPIILAIMLNQLLSEKAKKRIQLILYAPNFISVVVIVGMIFLFFSVGGPINGFLSMFGIKIDFLTDPDFFRPLYILSGIWQGMGWASTLYTATLVNVDPSLIEAARLDGANIFQRIWHIDIPALKPIMVIQFILAAGGIMNVGYEKAFLMQTSLNLPASEIISTYVYKIGLVSGDYSYSTAVGLFNAVINVVLLISVNQIVKRMNNGEGI